A single region of the Pseudomonas sp. B21-023 genome encodes:
- a CDS encoding DNA-3-methyladenine glycosylase I — protein MRDYQWLHEYCLNRFGSAQALEAFLPQPRTPAQLRDITDDRYLSTLALRVFRAGLKHSLVDAKWPAFEQVFFGFDPEKVVLMGAEHLERLMQDERIIRHLGKLKSVPRNAQMILDVAKEKGSFGAFIADWPEADIVGLWKYLAKHGNQLGGLSAPRFLRMVGKDTFIPTDDMAAALIAQKIIDKPPTSLRDLALVQQAFNQWHAESGRPLCQLSVMLAHTVNH, from the coding sequence ATGCGCGATTACCAGTGGTTGCATGAGTACTGCCTGAACCGCTTCGGTTCGGCCCAGGCGCTGGAAGCCTTCCTGCCGCAGCCGCGCACACCCGCGCAGCTGCGCGACATCACCGACGACCGCTACCTGTCGACCCTGGCCCTGCGCGTGTTCCGCGCCGGGCTCAAGCACAGCCTGGTGGATGCCAAGTGGCCGGCGTTCGAGCAGGTGTTCTTTGGCTTCGACCCGGAGAAAGTGGTGCTGATGGGCGCCGAGCACCTGGAGCGGCTGATGCAGGACGAGCGCATCATCCGCCACCTGGGCAAGCTCAAGAGCGTGCCGCGCAATGCGCAGATGATCCTCGACGTGGCGAAGGAGAAGGGCAGTTTCGGCGCGTTCATCGCCGACTGGCCCGAGGCCGATATCGTCGGGCTGTGGAAGTACCTGGCCAAGCATGGCAACCAGCTGGGCGGACTATCGGCTCCGCGTTTCCTGCGCATGGTCGGCAAGGACACCTTCATCCCCACCGACGACATGGCCGCCGCGTTGATCGCCCAGAAGATCATCGACAAGCCGCCGACCAGCCTGCGTGACCTGGCACTGGTGCAGCAGGCGTTCAATCAGTGGCATGCCGAAAGCGGGCGGCCACTATGCCAGTTGTCGGTGATGCTGGCGCATACCGTCAACCATTGA
- a CDS encoding Yip1 family protein, producing MIHHVVGLFTHPDQEWREIRGEDESISHMYLTHTLILAAIPAVSAFIGTTQVGWVIGERPAVMLTMESALWMSIMSYLAMLAGVAVMGAFIHWMARTYDANPSMAQCIAFATYTATPLFIGGLAALYPHLWLGMLIGTAAICYTVYLLYVGLPTFMNIPSDEGFLFSSSVLAVGLVVLVAIMAATVIIWGLGVGPVYTN from the coding sequence ATGATTCATCACGTTGTTGGGCTGTTCACCCACCCCGACCAGGAGTGGCGGGAGATTCGTGGCGAGGACGAAAGCATCAGCCACATGTACCTGACACACACGCTGATCCTGGCGGCGATTCCCGCCGTGTCGGCGTTCATCGGCACCACCCAGGTCGGCTGGGTGATCGGCGAGCGGCCAGCCGTGATGCTGACCATGGAAAGCGCGTTGTGGATGAGCATCATGTCCTACCTGGCGATGCTCGCCGGGGTCGCGGTGATGGGCGCCTTCATCCACTGGATGGCGCGCACCTACGACGCCAACCCGAGCATGGCGCAGTGCATCGCCTTTGCCACCTACACCGCCACCCCGCTGTTCATCGGCGGCCTCGCGGCGCTGTACCCGCACCTGTGGCTGGGCATGCTGATCGGCACGGCGGCGATCTGCTACACCGTGTACCTGCTGTATGTCGGCTTGCCGACCTTCATGAACATACCGTCGGATGAAGGCTTCCTGTTCTCCAGCTCCGTGCTGGCGGTGGGCCTCGTGGTTCTGGTGGCGATCATGGCCGCGACCGTGATCATCTGGGGACTGGGCGTGGGGCCCGTCTACACCAACTGA
- the wrbA gene encoding NAD(P)H:quinone oxidoreductase: MSEPYILVLYYSRHGSTSEMARHIARGVEMAGLEARLRTVPAISTECEAVAPDIPASGALYATLDDLRHCAGLAMGSPTRFGNMAAPLKYFLDGTSSLWLGGELVGKPAAVFTSTASLHGGQETTLLSMLLPLMHHGMLVTGLPYSESALLDTRGGGTPYGASHHAGADGKRELDQHEITLCRALGQRLANTAKALGGQRG; this comes from the coding sequence GTGAGCGAACCCTACATCCTGGTGCTGTACTACAGCCGCCACGGCTCGACCAGCGAGATGGCCCGGCACATTGCCCGCGGCGTCGAGATGGCCGGCCTGGAGGCGCGCCTGCGCACGGTGCCGGCTATCTCCACCGAGTGCGAAGCCGTGGCCCCGGACATCCCGGCCAGCGGCGCGCTGTACGCCACGCTCGACGACCTGCGCCACTGCGCGGGCCTGGCCATGGGCAGCCCGACCCGCTTCGGCAACATGGCCGCACCGCTCAAGTACTTCCTCGACGGCACCAGCAGCCTGTGGCTGGGCGGCGAGCTGGTGGGCAAGCCAGCGGCGGTGTTCACTTCCACCGCCAGCCTGCACGGCGGCCAGGAAACCACCCTGCTGTCGATGCTGCTGCCGCTGATGCACCACGGCATGCTGGTCACCGGCCTGCCCTACAGCGAGTCGGCGCTGCTCGATACCCGCGGCGGCGGCACCCCGTATGGGGCCAGCCACCATGCCGGCGCCGACGGCAAGCGCGAGCTGGACCAGCACGAGATCACCCTGTGCCGAGCCCTCGGCCAACGCCTGGCCAATACGGCCAAGGCCCTGGGTGGCCAGCGTGGCTAG
- a CDS encoding SprT family zinc-dependent metalloprotease, with translation MPELLRQRVETCYQQAETFFKRPFPRPQVSFKLRGQKAGVAHLHENLLRFNLQLYRENAEDFLRQTVAHEVAHLIAHQLFGERIQAHGEEWQLIMRGVYELPPNRCHNYEVQRRVATRYIYRCPCPESDFPFTAQRHKLVRQGRRYLCRRCREILVYSGETRVE, from the coding sequence ATGCCCGAGCTGCTCAGACAACGCGTCGAAACCTGTTACCAGCAAGCCGAAACCTTCTTCAAACGCCCCTTCCCGCGCCCGCAGGTCAGCTTCAAGCTGCGCGGACAGAAGGCCGGCGTCGCCCACCTGCACGAAAACCTGCTGCGCTTCAACCTGCAGCTGTACCGCGAGAACGCCGAAGACTTCCTGCGCCAGACCGTGGCCCACGAAGTCGCCCACCTGATCGCCCACCAACTATTCGGCGAGCGCATCCAGGCCCATGGCGAGGAATGGCAGTTGATCATGCGCGGGGTGTACGAGCTGCCACCGAACCGCTGCCACAACTACGAGGTGCAGCGGCGCGTGGCGACACGCTACATCTACCGTTGTCCGTGCCCGGAGAGCGATTTCCCGTTCACCGCCCAGCGCCACAAGCTGGTGCGCCAGGGGCGGCGCTACCTGTGCCGGCGCTGCCGGGAGATCCTGGTGTATAGCGGCGAGACCCGGGTCGAATGA
- a CDS encoding TlpA disulfide reductase family protein translates to MARRLAAALAITASLLLGGCGADYGVDQHGNTVKAEQVDGHWLVLNYWAEWCGPCRTEIPELNAAAKQWESQGIRVLGVNFDGLQGADLKAAAETLGIGFTVLAQDPAERYELPRSEALPVTYIIDDKGKVREQLMGEQTLEGLQAKIRALQGGA, encoded by the coding sequence ATGGCAAGGCGTTTGGCAGCTGCACTGGCCATCACCGCGAGCCTGCTGCTCGGCGGCTGCGGTGCGGACTACGGCGTGGACCAGCACGGCAATACGGTGAAGGCCGAACAGGTCGACGGGCACTGGTTGGTGCTCAATTACTGGGCCGAATGGTGCGGCCCGTGCCGTACCGAAATACCTGAACTCAATGCTGCTGCCAAGCAGTGGGAAAGCCAGGGTATCCGGGTGCTGGGGGTGAACTTCGATGGTTTGCAGGGTGCCGACCTCAAGGCCGCCGCCGAGACCCTCGGCATCGGCTTCACCGTGCTCGCGCAAGACCCGGCCGAGCGTTACGAACTGCCGCGCAGCGAGGCGCTGCCGGTGACCTACATCATCGACGATAAGGGCAAGGTGCGTGAGCAGCTGATGGGCGAGCAGACGCTTGAAGGGCTGCAGGCGAAGATAAGGGCACTCCAGGGCGGCGCCTGA
- a CDS encoding META domain-containing protein produces MKQLLTGVLIATGLMGCASQPSKLHQEQSYLLEWIGERPLIDYSHLTLTLASDGRAYGNAGCNHWFAPYTLDGEHLSFGKVGKTRKLCAPALMEQEKRFLQALETVQRWDVSPIEQIRFWPAEGKPLRFWPEEG; encoded by the coding sequence GTGAAACAGCTGCTGACCGGCGTGCTGATCGCCACCGGCCTGATGGGCTGCGCGTCGCAACCTTCGAAGCTGCACCAGGAGCAAAGCTACCTGCTGGAGTGGATTGGTGAACGCCCGCTGATCGACTACAGCCACCTGACCCTGACCCTGGCCAGCGATGGCCGTGCCTATGGCAATGCCGGCTGTAACCACTGGTTCGCGCCCTACACGCTGGACGGCGAGCACTTGAGCTTCGGCAAGGTCGGCAAGACCCGCAAGCTGTGCGCGCCAGCGCTGATGGAGCAGGAGAAACGCTTCCTGCAGGCGCTGGAGACGGTGCAGCGCTGGGACGTGTCGCCAATCGAGCAGATCCGCTTCTGGCCGGCCGAGGGCAAGCCGCTGCGGTTCTGGCCTGAGGAAGGCTGA
- a CDS encoding dicarboxylate/amino acid:cation symporter: MTTRQPLYKSLYVQVIVAITIGILLGHYYPETGVALKPLGDGFVKLIKMVIAPIIFCTVVSGIAGMQSMKSVGKTGGYALLYFEIVSTIALIIGLVVVNVVQPGAGMHVDVSTLNASSVAAYAAAGAQQTTVGFLLNVIPNTVVGAFANGDILQVLMFSVLFGFALHRLGSYGKPVLDLIDRFAHVMFNIINMIMKLAPIGAFGAMAFTIGQYGVGSLVQLGYLMACFYITCLLFILVVLGGICRAHGFSVIKLIRYIREELLIVLGTSSSESALPRMLAKMERLGAKKSVVGLVIPTGYSFNLDGTSIYLTMAAVFIAQATDTTMDITHQITLLLVLLVASKGAAGVTGSGFIVLAATLSAVGHLPVAGLALILGIDRFMSEARALTNLIGNAVATVVVAKWVKELDTDTLQAELASGGSPLVDTRPTDDLGVAEGPAR, encoded by the coding sequence ATGACGACTCGTCAGCCGCTGTACAAATCGCTGTATGTCCAGGTGATCGTCGCGATCACCATCGGTATCCTGCTCGGCCACTACTACCCGGAGACCGGCGTAGCCCTCAAACCCCTGGGTGACGGCTTCGTCAAGCTGATCAAGATGGTCATCGCGCCGATCATCTTCTGTACCGTGGTCAGCGGCATCGCGGGCATGCAAAGCATGAAGTCGGTCGGCAAGACCGGCGGTTACGCGCTGCTGTACTTCGAGATCGTCTCCACCATCGCCCTGATCATCGGCCTGGTGGTAGTCAACGTGGTGCAGCCGGGCGCCGGCATGCACGTCGACGTCAGCACCCTCAACGCCAGCAGCGTGGCTGCCTATGCCGCCGCCGGCGCGCAGCAGACCACCGTCGGCTTCCTGCTCAATGTCATCCCCAACACCGTGGTCGGCGCCTTCGCCAACGGCGACATCCTGCAAGTGCTGATGTTCTCGGTGCTGTTCGGTTTCGCCTTGCACCGCCTGGGCAGCTACGGCAAGCCGGTGCTGGACCTGATCGATCGCTTCGCCCATGTCATGTTCAACATCATCAACATGATCATGAAGCTGGCCCCGATCGGCGCCTTCGGCGCCATGGCCTTCACCATCGGCCAATACGGCGTGGGTTCGCTGGTGCAGCTGGGCTACCTGATGGCCTGCTTCTACATCACTTGCCTGCTGTTCATCCTGGTGGTACTGGGCGGTATCTGCCGCGCCCATGGCTTCAGCGTCATCAAGCTGATCCGCTACATCCGTGAAGAGCTGCTGATCGTGCTGGGCACCTCGTCCTCCGAGTCGGCCCTGCCGCGCATGCTGGCCAAGATGGAGCGCCTGGGCGCGAAGAAATCCGTGGTTGGCCTGGTGATCCCGACCGGTTACTCGTTCAACCTGGACGGTACCTCGATCTACCTGACCATGGCCGCGGTGTTCATCGCCCAGGCCACCGACACCACCATGGACATCACCCACCAGATCACCCTGCTGCTGGTGCTGCTGGTGGCCTCCAAGGGGGCCGCAGGCGTCACAGGTTCGGGCTTCATCGTCCTGGCCGCCACCCTGTCGGCCGTCGGCCACCTGCCGGTTGCCGGCCTGGCGCTGATCCTGGGTATCGACCGTTTCATGTCCGAAGCCCGCGCCCTGACCAACCTGATCGGCAACGCCGTGGCCACCGTGGTCGTGGCCAAGTGGGTCAAGGAGCTGGATACCGATACCCTGCAGGCTGAGCTGGCGTCCGGCGGTTCGCCGCTGGTCGACACCCGGCCGACCGACGACCTGGGCGTGGCCGAAGGCCCGGCGCGTTGA
- a CDS encoding calcium-binding protein, translated as MRIPTEEGNHPMGKPNDMQPTPTITLRGGCGDDVLDGGNGNDVIAGGKGRDVLEGGKGDDCLIGGKGDDVLDGGMGADRLYGGRGHDVLIGDSGRDVLRGGKGNDFLEGGLGTDILGGGQGADVFVFSKLADMGVGKRRDIVTDFNGAAGDRIDLRGLAKSEGLDSLVFVGDAAFTGTGQLRFEREILSGNVRGTLKPDFEIKLAGVTTFKAEYLML; from the coding sequence ATGCGTATTCCAACCGAAGAAGGAAATCATCCGATGGGCAAACCCAATGATATGCAACCCACTCCCACGATCACCTTGCGAGGAGGCTGCGGTGATGACGTATTGGATGGAGGAAATGGAAATGATGTGATTGCCGGGGGCAAGGGGCGCGATGTGCTTGAGGGTGGCAAGGGCGACGACTGCCTGATCGGTGGCAAAGGCGACGATGTGCTGGATGGTGGCATGGGCGCCGACCGTCTGTATGGCGGCAGGGGTCATGATGTGCTGATTGGTGACAGCGGCAGGGATGTGCTCAGGGGCGGCAAGGGTAACGATTTTCTCGAAGGGGGCCTGGGCACCGATATCCTGGGCGGTGGCCAGGGTGCGGATGTGTTCGTGTTCTCGAAGCTCGCTGACATGGGCGTGGGCAAGCGGCGAGATATCGTCACCGATTTCAATGGTGCTGCCGGCGATCGTATTGACTTGCGTGGCCTGGCGAAATCCGAGGGACTGGACAGTCTGGTCTTTGTCGGGGATGCCGCCTTCACCGGTACCGGACAACTGCGTTTTGAGCGTGAGATCCTGTCTGGCAACGTACGCGGTACCCTCAAGCCGGACTTCGAGATCAAGTTGGCTGGCGTGACGACTTTCAAGGCTGAATATCTGATGCTTTGA
- the ttcA gene encoding tRNA 2-thiocytidine(32) synthetase TtcA — MGTLSVNQNKLQKRLRRLAGEAITDFNMIEDGDKVMVCLSGGKDSYTMLDVLLHLQKVAPIKFEIVAVNMDQKQPGFPEHVLPAYLKELGVEYHIVEKDTYSVVKELVPEGKTTCSLCSRLRRGTLYTFADEIGATKMALGHHRDDIVETFFLNMFFNGALKGMPPKLRADDGRNVVIRPLAYCSEKDIQAYSDMKEFPIIPCNLCGSQENLQRQVVKDMLVEWERKHPGRTESIFRALQNVAPSQLADRNLFDFTSLKIDESATPRFLDVLNI; from the coding sequence ATGGGCACCCTCTCGGTCAACCAGAACAAACTGCAAAAACGCCTGCGTCGCCTCGCCGGCGAAGCCATCACCGACTTCAACATGATCGAGGATGGCGACAAGGTCATGGTCTGCCTGTCCGGCGGCAAGGACAGCTACACCATGCTCGACGTTCTGTTGCACCTGCAGAAGGTGGCGCCGATCAAGTTCGAGATCGTCGCGGTGAACATGGACCAGAAGCAGCCGGGCTTCCCCGAGCACGTGCTGCCGGCCTACCTCAAGGAACTGGGCGTCGAGTACCACATCGTCGAGAAGGATACCTACTCGGTGGTCAAGGAACTGGTGCCCGAGGGCAAGACTACCTGCTCGCTGTGCTCGCGCCTGCGTCGCGGCACCTTGTACACCTTCGCCGACGAGATCGGCGCGACCAAGATGGCCCTGGGGCACCACCGCGACGACATCGTCGAGACCTTCTTCCTCAACATGTTCTTCAACGGCGCGCTCAAGGGCATGCCGCCGAAGCTGCGCGCCGACGACGGCCGCAACGTGGTGATCCGCCCGCTGGCCTACTGCAGCGAGAAGGACATCCAGGCCTACTCGGACATGAAGGAATTCCCGATCATCCCGTGCAACTTGTGCGGCTCGCAGGAAAACCTGCAGCGCCAGGTGGTCAAGGACATGCTGGTGGAGTGGGAGCGCAAGCACCCGGGCCGTACCGAGAGCATCTTCCGCGCCCTGCAGAACGTCGCGCCGTCGCAGCTGGCCGACCGCAACCTGTTCGACTTCACCAGCCTGAAGATCGACGAGAGCGCCACCCCGCGCTTCCTCGACGTGCTGAACATCTGA
- a CDS encoding DUF2069 domain-containing protein — protein sequence MARKPKVLPPLEWLAPRVRLTRALSLACFFGLIALLVVNNLWFANLHGARVEVILAIELIPLLLLLPGMLIGSARAHAWTCFVVNIYFIKGVLAAFDPARAVFGWIEVLVSLGLFVAGLLYVRWKFQIERRMAGEGA from the coding sequence GTGGCTAGAAAACCCAAGGTGCTGCCGCCGCTGGAGTGGCTCGCCCCACGCGTACGGCTGACCCGCGCCCTGAGCCTGGCTTGCTTCTTCGGCCTGATCGCCCTGCTGGTGGTGAACAACCTGTGGTTCGCCAACCTGCACGGGGCGCGGGTCGAAGTGATCCTGGCCATCGAGCTGATCCCCCTGCTGCTGCTGCTGCCGGGCATGCTGATAGGCAGCGCCCGGGCGCATGCCTGGACCTGCTTCGTGGTCAATATCTACTTCATCAAGGGCGTGCTGGCCGCGTTCGACCCGGCGCGGGCGGTATTTGGCTGGATCGAGGTGCTGGTGAGCCTGGGGTTGTTCGTGGCCGGGCTGCTGTATGTGCGCTGGAAGTTTCAGATCGAGCGGCGCATGGCGGGCGAAGGCGCCTGA
- the arsC gene encoding arsenate reductase (glutaredoxin) (This arsenate reductase requires both glutathione and glutaredoxin to convert arsenate to arsenite, after which the efflux transporter formed by ArsA and ArsB can extrude the arsenite from the cell, providing resistance.) — translation MTDLTLYHNPRCSKSRGALELLETRGLAPTIVRYLETPPDATALKQLLAKLGIGARQLLRTGEDEYKALDLGNPALTDAQLIDAMAQHPKLIERPILVAGDKAVIGRPPEKVLEILP, via the coding sequence ATGACCGATCTGACCCTCTATCATAACCCGCGCTGCTCGAAATCCCGCGGCGCCCTGGAACTGCTCGAGACACGCGGCCTGGCGCCGACCATCGTGCGCTACCTCGAGACCCCGCCGGACGCCACCGCGCTCAAGCAACTGCTGGCCAAGCTGGGGATCGGCGCGCGGCAACTGCTGCGCACCGGCGAAGACGAATACAAGGCGCTCGACCTGGGCAACCCGGCCCTGACCGACGCCCAGCTGATCGACGCCATGGCGCAACATCCCAAGCTGATCGAACGCCCGATCCTGGTCGCAGGCGACAAGGCCGTGATCGGACGCCCACCCGAGAAGGTCCTGGAGATCCTGCCGTGA